The Dioscorea cayenensis subsp. rotundata cultivar TDr96_F1 chromosome 11, TDr96_F1_v2_PseudoChromosome.rev07_lg8_w22 25.fasta, whole genome shotgun sequence genomic interval GATCAATTACCTTTCCAACACCAAACAatttaggagaaatttttaGTTTCTTGATTCCAGTCACCAACTCAAAGTTCCCCATTGAAACACCACTTTACATCATAAACTGTGTAATCAAGACCAGATATGCCAGACGATTGACTGTAAAGGTGATATTGACCATATCAGTGATTCTGTCAAAGATAAATTGCCCCAGGTTGAACTGTTTCCCCATAACAATGGCATAGAGTAGCATGGCCATTTCCTTCAGTATGCTTGAGGTATGGGCAGTAGGAAACCAGTTGAAAGCCCACCCAACTTGAACAATACATTGTACTTTACTGTCAACTTTGAGGTAGAGAGCCTTGCTTCTGATCCCCAAGTGCTGCATTTACCACTAGTTAGTGCGTCCACTATTTCATCAGAATATTCAAAATCATCATTGTACACATATGCTCCGTTTTCAACTTCTGTAGGACACTCCAAGAAATCATTAATACCCTCTGGTGAAAACTTTACAGTCTTTCCTCTCAAAAAGATTTTATGGTAGCCTGATGCCCTGGGAGACTTGATTTCTGGGGATAGATTACTGTAGAACTCCTGAACAAGAGTAGGGTTGTAGTTCTTCCCATAAGTAACAGACTTCATAAGCCCCTTATCAGTTAAGAAATCTATCAATCCATACTGATCAAATGCAACCTCATCAATGACCCTATCTGCAATTACTCCTCTCTTGCTAATAATCTTCCATTTCTCCTTACAGTCTTCATTCAAGAATCTTTTAGCATATGATACTAATGATGTTTTTCTGCTTGCTGAAATAGTGGGGGCCTTCTTGGGATGAGTTGCCTTCTTTTCTGAGGGCTTGGGTTGAGTTGCCTTCTTTTGTGTTGCCACATTCTTCTTTGGTCTTTTTGCTTCAGCCTTCTTCTGACTTCTAAGAACAGGTCCCTACTTTCTCTTCAACCCACTTCCttcagtcttcttcttcttcctgaGTTCCTCAATCTTGTTCTTCAGGGGAACATCCTCTGAACTGTGTGAGCTCTCTGATGTACTGTGTGAACTCTCTGATGTTGCAATAGGTGATGGAACATAGTCATCATCTTCAACACTTGGTTTCTTTCCAGAGTTTTTCAAGTCTATTAGTATCTTTTGGACTGTCACCTCTGGGACTTCATCAAACTCTGATCTGTGACTGCTAGAGGATTCACTTGAGTTTTCTTTAGATTCTTCAGCTATTGCTCCCTTTCCTTTGAGTTTACCAGACATGTTATCAGTTTTAGATTCTTGGACTTCTTCTGGTTCTACCTCAGGTTGTGTTGTAACATCACAGGCAGTATCTTCAGCAATAGGTTCCTTCTCCTGAACCTCTTTTGCTACAACCTCTATTGTCACAACACCAGTGGTTTCTTCAGCATTGTACTGCTCTGAACAAATCCCTCTTCCAGTCATAATCTTTCTTGCCCTTTGTATATGAGCCCATTCACCatgtatatgagccatatacAACATTTAATATGCTATTATTTACTGATGCTTCTTGGGTGTCTATGAACACAACAGTAGGTCTaggttttgtat includes:
- the LOC120271717 gene encoding uncharacterized protein LOC120271717 encodes the protein MAHIHGEWAHIQRARKIMTGRGICSEQYNAEETTGVVTIEVVAKEVQEKEPIAEDTACDVTTQPEVEPEEVQESKTDNMSGKLKGKGAIAEESKENSSESSSSHRSEFDEVPEVTVQKILIDLKNSGKKPSVEDDDYVPSPIATSESSHSTSESSHSSEDVPLKNKIEELRKKKKTEGNCKEKWKIISKRGVIADRVIDEVAFDQYGLIDFLTDKGLMKSVTYGKNYNPTLVQEFYSNLSPEIKSPRASGYHKIFLRGKTVKFSPEGINDFLECPTEVENGAYVYNDDFEYSDEIVDALTSGKCSTWGSEARLSTSKLTVKYNVLFKLGGLSTGFLLPIPQAY